In Deltaproteobacteria bacterium, a genomic segment contains:
- a CDS encoding CBS domain-containing protein — protein sequence MFQVKDIMTKDVFTLNRRDTLSAAKDLMDLARIRHIPIVDDQGNFAGLLTHRDILAATVSVLAGLDRETQNEIEASIPIREIMQTDVVTVSADLSLKIAARMLLEEKYGCLPVVCDGHLCGIITEADFLRLTMDLMDAVEPDED from the coding sequence ATGTTCCAGGTAAAAGACATCATGACCAAGGACGTTTTCACTCTGAATAGGCGGGACACTCTGAGCGCGGCCAAGGATCTGATGGACTTGGCCCGAATCCGACATATCCCCATTGTCGACGACCAGGGAAACTTCGCCGGATTGCTCACCCACCGCGACATCCTGGCCGCGACCGTCTCGGTGTTGGCCGGCCTCGACCGCGAAACCCAAAATGAGATCGAGGCCAGCATTCCCATCCGGGAAATCATGCAGACCGACGTGGTCACGGTCAGCGCCGATCTGTCCCTCAAAATCGCGGCGCGGATGCTTCTGGAGGAAAAATACGGGTGCCTGCCCGTGGTCTGCGACGGGCATCTGTGCGGCATCATCACCGAAGCGGATTTTCTCCGCCTGACCATGGACCTGATGGACGCAGTGGAGCCGGATGAGGATTAA
- the mgtE gene encoding magnesium transporter — protein sequence MNTEKNTPEDAPLSHALVDWVATSLDSQHPADTADELENLSLTEQLEYIQEMDVEDAAESITEMERHDRIALVSTLSPSFAAAILEVMSPDDAADILEDLPQEARAGIFKKLEREDAEEISDLLRFDPDSAGGVMNTEILALDQHMNAQQAITLVRDRVEESEIPYYAYIVDEYRHLKGVLSLRDLLLSPGRTILKDLLHEQNLIYVSFDVDKEEVARLISRYNFFALPVVDHEQRLLGMVTVDDVIDIIQEEASEDMQSMVGAGADETVDSPWTYSLGKRLPWLVLNVLNSAMSAFVVHMFEGTIAQMAILAALMPIVANQAGNTGQQSLAVMIRQLAMERFNRKKSWVAVAREAKIGLANGLIVGILVFAGLFGWTRNLALAAVMSVALGVDMLIGAVAGASIPLILKEIGRDPAQASSIFLTTLTDSLGFFTFLGLAAIFLF from the coding sequence ATTGGGTTGCCACGTCCCTGGACAGCCAGCATCCGGCCGACACGGCCGACGAGTTGGAAAATCTGTCCCTGACCGAACAGCTCGAATATATCCAGGAGATGGACGTGGAGGACGCGGCCGAATCCATCACCGAAATGGAACGGCACGATCGTATTGCCCTCGTGAGCACATTGTCTCCGTCCTTCGCGGCCGCCATTCTGGAAGTCATGTCACCGGACGACGCGGCGGACATCCTGGAGGATTTGCCCCAGGAGGCGCGAGCCGGCATTTTCAAAAAGTTGGAGCGCGAGGATGCCGAGGAAATCTCGGACCTGCTGCGCTTCGATCCGGACAGCGCCGGCGGTGTCATGAACACCGAGATTCTGGCCCTGGATCAGCACATGAACGCCCAACAGGCCATCACCCTTGTCCGGGACCGGGTCGAGGAAAGCGAAATCCCGTATTACGCCTATATCGTGGACGAATACCGCCATTTGAAGGGCGTGCTCTCCCTGCGCGACCTGCTGCTGAGCCCGGGTCGGACCATCCTCAAGGATCTCCTGCACGAGCAGAATCTGATTTATGTTTCCTTTGACGTGGACAAGGAAGAAGTGGCCCGCCTGATCAGCCGCTATAATTTTTTCGCCCTGCCCGTCGTGGATCACGAGCAACGGCTTCTGGGCATGGTCACGGTCGATGACGTCATCGACATCATCCAGGAAGAGGCCAGCGAGGACATGCAGTCCATGGTCGGCGCCGGCGCCGACGAGACCGTGGACTCGCCCTGGACGTATTCCCTGGGCAAGCGTCTGCCATGGCTGGTGCTCAATGTGCTCAACTCGGCCATGTCCGCTTTCGTGGTCCATATGTTCGAGGGGACCATCGCCCAGATGGCCATCCTGGCCGCGCTCATGCCCATTGTCGCCAATCAGGCCGGAAACACCGGCCAGCAGTCCCTGGCGGTCATGATCCGGCAGTTGGCCATGGAACGCTTCAACCGCAAGAAAAGTTGGGTGGCCGTGGCCCGGGAGGCCAAGATCGGGCTGGCCAACGGACTTATTGTCGGAATCTTGGTTTTTGCCGGCCTTTTTGGCTGGACCAGGAATTTGGCCCTGGCCGCGGTCATGTCCGTGGCCTTGGGCGTGGACATGCTCATCGGGGCCGTGGCCGGAGCTTCCATTCCGCTTATTTTGAAGGAGATCGGCCGAGATCCGGCCCAGGCCTCCAGTATTTTTTTGACCACGCTGACCGACAGTCTTGGTTTTTTTACTTTTCTTGGTCTGGCGGCGATATTTTTGTTTTGA